The following nucleotide sequence is from Nitratidesulfovibrio termitidis HI1.
AGCAGATAATCAAGCACCGTCTTCTTGCCGGTAAGGATATCCACCGTGGCGGTCATGCCCGGCATGATGGGCAGGTTTTCGCCGCGATAGGTAATGGCGTTCTTCTTGGTGCGCAGCTTGACCAGATAGTAGAACTCGCCCTTGCGGTCCTCTATGGTGTCCGCGCTGATCTGCTCCAGCCCCGCCTCCAGGCCGCCGTAGATGGAGAAGTCATAGGCGGTGATCTTGACGATGGCCTTCTGACCCGGATGCAGGAAGGCGATGTCCGCCGGGCGGATGCGCGCTTCGATCAGCAGTGTGTCGTCCAGCGGCACCAGTTCCAGAATGGATTCACCCGGCTTCACCACCCCGCCCTGGGTATTGATGATGATGCGCTTCACCGTGCCGCGCACCGGGGCGCGCAGGTCGGTACGGGTCACCCGGTCTTCACCGGCGGACAGGGTTTCGCGCAGCGAATTCAGTTCCACGCGGCGCTTGTTGATTTCTTCCACCGCCTGCGAGCGCACCTCGGCCTTGCGGTGCGACAAGCGCTGCTCCACCTCGTGCACCGCGCTGCGGGCCTTGGGGATGTTCACGGCCAGCGAACTGATGTCGCCGCGCAGCTGGATGACGCGCTGTTCAAGGCTCAGGTAGTCCACCTTGGAATAAATCTGCTTTTCCACCAGCGGGCGGGCAATGTCGCGCTGTTCCTGCGCCACGCGCAGGCTGGCTCCCAACTGGCCCTGCCGCCCCACCATTTCCTCCACTTCCTGGCGCTTCTGCGTAAGCTGGCTCTCCAGCACGCTCAGTTCCAGTTCCAGCTGACGCTTGCGGGCATTGTGGATGGAAGTCTGGTCGGCCACCACCTGCGGGGCATTCTCCACCACTTCCGGCGGGTACACCGGATCCTTGCCCGACAGTTCCGCCTCCAGCCGGGCGATGGCGGCCATGTGCTCGTACGATTTCGCCACTGCGTCGCGGAAAAAGCTGGCCGCCGATTCGTTATCCAGGCGCACCAGCACCGTGCCCTTTTCGACGATCTGCCCTTCGCGCACGAATATTTCGCTGATGATGCCGCCTTCCAGGTTCTGGATTTCCTGGATGCGCTGCGAAGGAATGACCTGGGCCTGGCCGCGCGTCACCTCGTCCAGCGAGGCAAAGGCCGCCCAACCGATGAACACCAGAAAGAACAGCCCCAACGAGGCGGACAGCAGAAAGGCCAGCGGATGCCCCTTGCGGTGCAGGGCCGCGTCCACCTCGCTCATGAATTCCAGGTCATCGCGATGCACGCCGTGCGCCCCGCCATTGCCCAGCGCGCTGGTGCGGCTGGCCTCTGCGATGCGCTGGCCCAGGGTCGCACCGGCAGGCGCGCCCATGCCGGGTTGTGCGTCCCCGGGTCTGTCCGGAGCCATGCCCGGAGCCATGCCCGGCGGCATGCCGGGCGGCATGGACAGGGGCGCGCCCTGAGGGGGCCCGAGCGGGGCGCCCGAAGGAGTGCCGGGAGTGGTCGCGGGCCCCGGCTCGCCCGTTGTGGTCTTGTCGTGTTCCATGGTCATGCTCCGCTGGTGCGCCGCGCATCAGCCCTGTTGCGGTGGTCGCGGTGGTCGCGGTGGTTGCGGTGATTGCGGTGATTGCGGTGGTCTGGGCGCCTGGGCGGGCGCGCCCGAAAAGCGCGCAGGCCCCGCCGCGCGCACCTGATCGCCGCGCAACGCGGCAAGTACGGCCTGCTTGGGGCCGTCAGCCACCACCCGGCCATGGTCGAGCACGATCAGCCGGTCCACCAGGTCCAGCATGCTCACCCGGTGGGTGACCAGAATCAGCGTCTTCTTGTCCAGTATTTCCGCAAGGCGCCGCTTCAGCGCCATTTCCGACGAATTGTCCATGTTGCTGGACGGTTCGTCCAGTATCAAAACGTCAGGGTCGTGCAACAGCGAACGGGCCAGGGCCACGGCCTGACGCTGCCCGCCCGAAAGGGCCATGCCCCGCTCGCCCACCGGCATGCCGAAACCCGCCGGGTGCCCCCGCACGAAGTCGACCACACCGGCGATGGTGGCGGCGCGCAGGATCATCCTGTCGTCGGCGTTGGGCACGCCGATGGCGATGTTGTCGCGCACCGAGCCGTAGAACAGGTAGTTGTCCTGGGCAAGGTAGCCCACGCGCGAGCGCAGGTCGGCCATGTCCATCTGGCGGATGTCCACCCCGCCGAAGCGCACGGCGCCGTCACGCGGCTGGTACAGGCCGATGGCCAGACGCCCCAGGGTGGATTTGCCCGACCCCATGCGCCCGATGATGCCCACCCGCTCGCCGGGGCGAATGGTGGCGTTGACGTTCTCCAGCGCCAGCCGTTCCGAGCCCGGGTAGGCGAAGGAGACGCTTTCGAAAACCATGGAATGTTCCAGCGGGCCGAAGTCGACATAAGGACGATCTTCGGGCCGCTCGGTGGGCAGGTTCATGAGCATGTCCAGCGACTTCAGGGCCATGCGCGACTGTTGCAACCGCGCCAGCATGGCCGCCACCTGGCTCAGCGGGGCCATGGCGCGCGAGGCCAGCATGTTGCAGGCGATCAGCCCGCCCATGGTCAGCAGGCCGTCCGAAATGCGGTACACGCCCCAGATGATCACCGTCACGCTGACCAACTGGGTGAACAGGATGGACATGGTCACCGAGATGTTGGCCAGCCCCTTGGTATGGGCATTGGAGACGGCGCTCATGCCCACCACCTTTTCCCAGGCGTGCTGCATGCGGCCTTCCGCCAGCGACGACTTTACCGTTTCCAGCCCGTTGATGATCTCCACCAGCAGGGCGTTCTTCTGCATGCCTTCCTTGTAGCCCGCCTCGGCCACCCGCTGGAACGGCAACTGGAGCAGCATGCCGATGCCCACCACGATGGGCACCGCCAGCATGGGCACCACGCCGATGGGGCCGCCGATGAAGCACACGATGAGCACGAACAGCACCAGGAAGGGCAGGTCCACCAGCGCCAGCAGCGTGGTGGAGCCGAAGAACTCGCGCAGCGATTCGAACTCGCGCAGGTTGTTGGCCAGAGACCCGGTGGAGTCGGGCTTGGCGTCCAGGCGCAGGCTCATCAGCTGGTTCATCAGGCGGCTGGCCAGCACGATGTCGGCGTTGCGGCCCGCCACGTCCACGAAGTAGCTGCGCAGGTTGCGCAGCAGAAAGTCGAACACGTAGGCGATGCCGATGCCTATGGCCAGCACCCACAGCGTTTCCGTGGCGCTGTTGGGCACCACGCGGTCATACACGTTCATGAAGAACAGCGGGCTGACGATGGTCAGCAGGTTCACCACCACGCTGGCGAACAGCACGTGCTTGTAGATGGGCAGGAAGTGCAGCAGCGTATCCCAGAACCAGCGCTTGGCCTTCAGCAGCTTTATCTCGCTGACCCGGCGGTCCAGCTTGCCTTCCAGCCGGGCGAACATGGCGTAGCCGGTGTATTCCTTGGTCAGTTCGTCCACGGGCACGCTGCGCGGTTCCATGCCCGTTTCGGGAAACAGCACCTCGGCCTTGTCGCCGTTCAGGCCCAGCAGCACGCAGGCCTTTTCCTGCCGCAGCAGCAGGATGCATGGCAGCGTCAGCGCGGAGATGCGGTCCAGGGTGGGGCGGTACACCACGCTGGAGGCCATGCCTGCCGTGCGCGCGGCGCGGATGCAGGCGGAGGGATGCACCGGCCCGTCCGACATGGGCAACCCGGCGACGAGAAACCGCGTGGACACGGGCTTGCCGTGCAGGCGGAACAGAAAGGCCATGCATTCGATGAGCGGCGGGGTGTAGTCCACGTCCGCCGGGTCCAGCCCGCGCATGTCGGGAATGCCGCCCTGCGGCACCGGGGGTTCCAGCGCGGCGTCAAGCTGCGGGCCTTCCAGCGCCGCGGCTGCTGCGGCAGCCGCAGCGCGCGGGATGGCCGAAGGCGGCGGGGGCGGCACGGGGCGCGGCGCGCCCACGGCGGGGATGGGCTCTTCCCGCGCGAAGGCGGCGGCGCGGTCAGGGTCCGGCGTCATGACCGCACGCGGCGCCGGGGCGGAAGGTCCGGGCACGGTCCCCTTGGGTGCGCCAGCCGGACCGGAAGCGGGAGCCGCCCCCCCTGGGGCAGCGGGGCTGGCGGGGCGGGCCGGATTGGCCAAACTGGCCGGATTGGCAGGATTGGTAGGACTGGCCGGATTGGTTGGATTGGTTGGATTGGCAGGACTGGCCGGTGCCCCCGGTGGGGGGGGGGCAGCCGCCGCAGGCCGGGGATGTTGCCCTGCTTGCCCGGCTTGCGCGGCTTGCCCGGCTTGCCCGGCTTGCGCGGACGGCCCTGCTTGCACGGACTGCCCTGCTTGCCCTGCTTGCACGGACTGGGCGGTCGTGCTGCCCGCGGGCTTGGCGGGCACATCGGAAATCTTGCCGCCACTCTCGGCAGGCCGGGCACCGGGTGGCGGGGTGGCGGGCCTGGAGGTTCCAGCCGGAGCAGCCGGACTGGCAGGACTGGCAGAGCCTGCGGCGCCAATCGGCGAAGCCGATCCCGCTGGCCTGGCGCCGTCGCTGCCCACCGTCTTGCCGGACTCGCCGTCGCTGCCCGTGCCGGAGCGTCCGGCAAAGCCGTACGAAGGCCTCGCGGGCCTCTCGCCAGATCTTTCCGAATTCTTTTCCGGGGTCCGCTCGGCAGGTCTGGACGCCGGAGCGTCCGCCGGTTTGCCCGCAGCCCTGTCCGATGCTTTGTCCGGTGTTTTCTCGGGGTTCCGCTCCGAAAAACGCGACAAGGGGCGCTCCGCAGGCCTTGCCGCATCGGGGCCAGCCGGACGCTGGGACGCCTTGTCCAACGGGCCGTGAGCCCCCTGGGAACCGGACGTCCCGGGGGTAGCGGGAGAACCGGCGCCGCCTGCGCCGACCGGAGAAGGCCGTTCGCCAGGCCGAGCCTCCGGCCGCGCCGCGGAAGACGCACCCAAGGTTCCCGAAGGCGAAAGCCCTGCTGCTGGTGAAGACTCTCGACCGGATGTCGCCTTGTCCGGCTCCTTGCCGGGCTGCGTGGCTTCGGGGCGGGCGGAGGGCGGGGAGGAAGACTTGTCTGACACGGCGGAACCCCTCATGAGGTGAATGACCAACGGCGCGGCGAGGGGACGGCAACTGCCCCCTCTTTCCGGACATTTCATCATATACGCGCGGGCACCCTGCCGCGCAACCGGATTATGGCGGCCTTTCCTGGTCGTTGCACCTGTTCCGCGCATGACGGCGCCCCGCCATGCGCGGCCACCGCCCCGCCACTCCCGCCGCGCCCTGCCCCTCCCAAAGGATAGGGAATCCCCTGCCGTTCCGCCGTGCCCCAAGACGGCAGGCCAATCCGGAAAAACCGGATTCTCCGCGCCATTCAACAATCCTGTGCATCGTCTTCACAGTGCGACGTAGGAAAAACCCTACCTCACAGCATCATGCATTTCATCATTCCCCCATCAAAAACTGTGCGCCATTACAATATTTCGCAACACGGTCACCGTCCCCGTGGGAATCGCTGCACATTTCCGTTCACGCAACTGCATGTTTCACCACGTCTCCCCCCATTTTCACTACACTGGCGTACATTTCCTTGCCGAAGTTTACTCAAACGCATATATGCCCAGAATCGGTCTTCCAGATCTTTCCACTGCATGACGGTGCATCGTGCATCGCCTACGCGAAAACGCGTCTTGGAAGTCCGCCCTGATGACTCCGGGCAGTCGCACCTGCCCGCCCAACCTGTGCCCGTACGGCGCGCAGATATCATGAGGTAGCGATGACCCGTTCCCCGCAGGGTGCCGCCGGGCGCGGCACCGCCCCCGCCACAGAGCCTGTCACGTTGCTCCTGCCCTCTGCCGGGCAGGAGCTTCATTTCGACGCCAACGCCGACTCCCGTTTCGCCCTTGGCTTTCCCACCGATGCCGCCAGCCTTGACCGCAGCGGCGACGACCTTGTCTTCAGCTTTCCCGATGGCGGCCGCATCGTGCTGTCCGGGTTCTTCGAAGGCAACAACGCCGACCTGCTGCCGGAATTCAGCCTTCCCGAAGGCGGCACCATTTCCGGCTACGACTTTCTGGCCGCGCTGGAGCCCGACCTGCTGCCCGCCGCCGGTCCGGGTGCGGGCACGGGTGCTGCCGGTGGGGGCGTCGGCGACTACAGCGACGACCCCGGCAGCCTCATCGCCGGGGTGGACCGCATGGATCCTTTGTCCCCGTTCTTCTGGAACAGCGCCGTGGAACCCACCCTGGACGCCGAAGGCCCCCTGGACACCGCGTCCGGCACGCTGGGCTTCACGCTGCTGCCGGTAAACCCCGACGGCAGCCTGGCCACCACCCTGGGCGGCTATGAGGACAACCGGCCCGACCAGCACCTGGACCCCACGGGCGGTCCCGAGCAGCCGTTGCAACTTACCGTGGCCTTCACCCCGGCGGACAACGAGGAACTGACCCAGCTCACCCTCACCGGCTTCCATGAAGGCACCACCATCAGCATCGGCGACCCGTCCTTCGGACCCGGCAGCTTCGTGGTGACCGGCCCCGGCCAGACCGTCACGCTGACCCCGGCCCAGATCGCCGCGGGCGTTTTCGTACGGCCGCCGGAAGACAGTTCCGCCGACATGAATCTTTCGGCCACCGCCGACATCCGCGACCCGGATTCCGGCATGACCAACGCCATCTCCGGCACCTTCACGCTGGTCATCGACGCCGTGGCCGACAAGCCCGGCCTGGAGGCCACGGCGCAGTCCGCCCCGGCTGCCGAGGAAACGCCCGTCACCGTGCATGCCACGGCCACCTTCACCGACCTGGACGGCTCGGAGCGCCACTACATCGAAGTGCGCGACATCCCCACCGACTGGGTGCTCACCGGCACCCTGCCGCAAGGCTGGGTGATCGTGGACCCGGTCACCCACCAGCCGGTCACCACGCCGCTGCACGCCCTGGGCGAAAACGCCACCTACACCCTGGTCATCGAGGTGACGGACGCCACCACCGCCAGCTACGGCGGCATCAATTCCGGCGACAGCGCCAGCATCGGCGCGGACCTCACCTTCGACCCGCGCGACTGGTCCGACGAACGCTGGGGCGACGGCACCCCGCGCGAAGGCGATGGCGGCGCCACCCTGACCGTGGCCGCCGTGGCGCAGGAAACCGTGACCGATGGCGAACTGACCACCGCCAACAACACTTCCGAAACCACGGACACCGTGGTGGTCTCGCGCACGGAGGACCACCCGGACATCACGCCGGATGGAACCACCGGCCATGCCCTGACCCTGGTGGCCGATGAATCCGCCGGGTTGCAGCAGTACGGCGGCAAGGGCGACGTGGACCCCTCTACACTGTCCGCCCCGGTCAATGCCGTGCTGGCGGGCCTTGACCTGTCCGCCGCCGATGCGCTGTCGGCCACGCGGGGCACCGTGACCTTCGACCTGCATTCCGACGGCAGCGCAGAGGCGGCTGGCAACCAGGCCACGCCCTCTGCCGTGTCCATCGCCTGGGACGCCACGCAGGCCGTGCCGGAAGGCACCGTGCTGCGCACCGCATCGGGCGCGGACATCACGCTGACGGTGGATGAAAACGACCCGCACGTGCTCCACGGCGTGTACACCGAGGACGACGTGCAGCACACCGCCTTCGTGGTGGTCATTGCCGATGCCAACCTTTCCGGCGCGGGCACGGCCACGGTCACCTTCGTGCAGTATGCCCCGCTGGCCCACGGAAACACCGGCAACCACAATGAAGGGCAGGAGTTGCCCGCCTTCCGGTTCACCGTCACCGACGACGAGGGCGACACCACCTCGGCCACGGTGCAGGTGACCGTGCACGACGACGGCCCCACCGCCAACGCGGACAACAACACCTTCGACGAGGCCACGGTGACCGCCATCGACGGCAACGTGCTGACCGGTGAAAGCTCGCACGGCACGGACAGCACGCCCGACGCCTCCGGTACTGATGGCTGGACGGGCAGCGGCGGCCCGGTGACCGGCTTTTCCGTGGTGGTGGGTTCCACCACCTACGGCGGCCTTGCGCTGGACACCCCGGTGACCATCTACAACCCCGGCAGTTCGGTCCCGGCGGGCACCTTCACCCTGCACGCCGACGGCAGCTACACCTTCACCCGCGTGCCGGGGCAGGACATTGCCGATTCCTTCACCATGAAGGTTAACTACACGGTCACGGACGGCGATGGCGATTCCGCCTCGTCCTCCCTGACCCTGCACCTGAACGCCGCGCCCACCCTGCAACTTTCGCTGACCGGCGATTCGCAGGTGTACGAGGACGCGGCGTACGGAGCGCGCGTGAACCCGGCGGGGGGCGGCAACGATGGCTGGAACGCCAGCGGCGACAACAGTCACGACATCGCCACCTACACGGTCAGCTGGGCCTACGCGGGCGGGCGCGCCACCGACGGCACCTTTGCCGCGGGCTCGTTCAGCTTCGACGTGACCCTGAAGGACGGCTCCGCCAAATTCGACGCCGACACCACCGACAACACCACCATGGCCAACACCGGCGACGTGACCTGGGCCGTGGCCGACGGCAACGGCGGGTGGACGGCCATGACCTTCAACCTGACCACCGCCGACGGGCGTGCCGCGCTGGTTGCCGCCCTCAACGCGGAACTGGCCGAACGCTACGGCAGCAATGCCGAAGGCGAAAGCTACGTGCGCGTCGCATCCGTATCCGCCGACGGCAGGACCCTGACCTTCACCGTGCTGGACGGCTGCCCGCTGGACGACGCACTGCCCGTGCGCGTGGCCGCCATCGACGACAGGCTGGGCGACAACGGCGAAACCTACTCCGTACAGATCGGCAACATCCACCCGGTGGAAGACACCCCGTCCACCATGGACGTGGTCATCGCCGGGCAGCGCAACCAGTCCACCACCGTGTACGATGAAGGCAACGCGGCGGAAGGCGACGGCTTCCGCGTGGGGCTGGAAAGCCCGGTACACGTGCAGGAAAGCGACGGTTCGGCCCAGCTCACCGTGGTGCTCTACGAAAAGGACGGCGACCTGTACACGGTGGACGAAGGCCCCGTGCAGAACATCACCGTGTCGCTCAAGTTCGGCGCCACGGGCGACACCGCAGGGGCCGACCAGGACTACTTCACCACCACTTCGTACACGCTGAAGCCCTCCGACTGGACGTGGAACGCCACGGAAGGGCGCTGGGAAGCCAAGCTGCCGGTGAAGCTGGCCGACGACCGCCTGAGCGAGGGCAGTGAAAGCTTTACCGTGAAGCTTACCGGCGTGTCCGGGCACGAGGCCGGACTGAACGACGCCAGGACCACCGCCACGGTGACCATCACCGACGACACCGCCGCCGGACACGAAGCGAAGCTGGACGGCCCGTCGCTGGAATACTTCGGCCCGGAAACCGTGGTGCGCGAACCCGTGGCCCCTGGCGAATCCGCCGAGTTCGCGGGCGGCGTCAACACCACCGACACGGTGAACACCGTGGGCTACACCATCATCCTCACGGAAGTTGCCGCGCAGGACGTGGTGGTGTGGCTGAAGCTGGGATCTGAAGGCCTTGGCACCGACTTCCGCACCGGCACCGGCCTGCACGCGGCGTCGGAAACTTCGGGTCTGCCCGGCTACGCCGACAGGCCCGAAGGCGCCGACTACTACGTCATCGTCAAGGCGGGCGAGGCATCGGCCCGGTTCACCGTGGACATCCTGCACGACCACGACACCGCCGCGGACGGCCATGGCGTGGACGCAGGCACGGACACCGTGTCGTGGACCATCGTGGACATGCAGGGCAGCGAGGTGCGCTTCACCCCCGGCGAATCCGGATCCACCAGCACGGAAACCATCGCCGACGACATGCACGGCCCGGTGGTCTCCATCACCGAACTGGACGTCACCCAGAACACCGCCGACGCCACCACCACCATCAAGGTGGGCCTGGGCAACGACGCCGAAGGCCACGCCACGGCCAACGAGGACGTCACCGTCACTGTGCAGATGGTATACAGCGACGGCAGCGTGCACGAATACACCGTGACCATCCCCGCCGGGCAGGACATGGGCAGCCTTACCCTGCCCATCCCGCACACCGACTACTACCACGTGCGCGTGGTGGGCGCCGATGGCGGCGAAACCCGCTACGACGACGGGTTCCGCTTCGTGGACGTCACCGGCCCCGGCGGTGGCGGCGGCACGGATCATGGCCGCGTCACCCTGGGCCTTGCCGCGCACGACCTGCCGGAAAACGCCAGCCACGACGGGGTGAACCAGTCGGTGTACACCGTCACTGGCAGCCTGTCGGACAATTACCGGCCCCTGCAGAACGGCGACGTCAGCTTTACCCTGAAGACCTTCGACAACAGCGCGCACAGCCCCGACGACTACACGGCGGGCGACGTGACCGTGACCGTGGATTCCGGCCTGATGGTACTGGCCAGGATGTCCGCCACCGAGAGCTTCTCGGTGGATGTCATGGAGGACGGCACGGCGGTGTTCACCATCCCCGACCTGCAATTCCTGGGGGGGACGCACGCGGTGTCCATCAGCTTCGCGCCCGACGGCGCGGCGTCCATCGTGGTGGACGGCAAGCCCGCCGACGGGCTCATCGCCACCCTGATCGAAGACCACCTGCTGCACGGCGCGGTGACCGTAACCGGCACCACGCCCATCGTGAACGTGGTGGACGACAACCGCGTGGAAGGCGACGAAACCTATTCCGTGGTGCTGTCCAACCTCAGCGGCAACGCCACCGTGGCCGGTGACGGGCACGGCAGCATGGACACCGCCACCATCATCGACAACGACGCCCCCATGGTGCAGGTTACCATCACCGACCATACCGGCGCGCAGACGGACACCGCCACCGAAGGCCAGGCCCACCCGCTGACGGTCACGGTCAACCTGGTGGACGCCGACGGGCACGCCCTGGCCCTGGGCGACGGCCCGGTGACCTTCCAGCTGACCTTCAGCGGCACGGCGGAACAGGGCAAGGACTTCGCGCCCTACACCACCCTGGTCACCATTCCCGACGGCGGTTCCGCCGCTTCTGTGCAGGTCAGCCTGCCCGACGATTACATCAGCGACGGCAATCGCACGTTCGTCGTGACGGCCACCCCCGTGGCCAACGATCCGTACAACGGCTACCCCGCCGGGTTCATCGGCAGCGGCAGCAGCGTGGAAGTGACCATCGTCGACCACGTCAACGGGCCGGACGTCACGCTGACGGCGTCCACCACCAGCATCTCGGAAAACAACGGCACCGCCAGCTTCGGCATTTCCATGGACAAGGCCGTGGAAGAGGACGCCACCTTCACCGTGCGCGTGGACTTTGGCCCGGGCATGACCGAGGCGGACCTGGCCGGGGTGAAGATAGGCACCGGCACGGTATCCACCGACGGCATCGTCCGAATCTTGGGCGGCCCCGACGGCGCCACCGTGGTGGGCTGGGAATTCCAGGTCAGCGTGCCCAAGGGCAGCGCGGGGGGCGGGGCCTTCAGCGTGGTGACGCAGAACGACTACCAGACCGAAGGCAAGGAAACCTTCACCGTGTCGCTGGTGGACAGCCACGGGGGCGAAATCGGCTCCCTTGGCGATGCCCACACGGTCACCGTCAACGACACCCTGGACGGCCCGCAGGTGTATCTGGACACCAGGGGCGACTATGGCACGGCGGAAGAAGGCGGCAGCGCGGAACTGCACATCGGCATGACCAAGGCCGCCGTGGCCGACTTCAGCGTCGACCTTACCGTGCAGACGCCGGAACTGCTGACGCCCGGCTCCACCGCCACGCTGTGGATCAAGACCGCCAGCGGCGACTGGCAGGCCGTGGACACGGCGGTGGCCATCGGCGCGGACGGCTCGCTGCGGGTCACCGTGCCCGCCGGGGCCGTGGACGCCAAGGTCAGCTTCGACCTGGCAGGCAACGACGTGGTGGGCGACAGCCATACCCTCACCGTCACCCTGGACGGCGTTGCCGACGGCGAAAGCGCGGTGCGTTCCGTGGGCTCGCTCACCTCCACCTTTGCCGAGGAAAGCCACAACTCCATCACCTATCAGCTTGCGGGGTCCGCGCCGGACAGCAACGCCGTGGTCACCTACACCCTGAAGGGTGTGGCCTTCGCCAACGTTGCCTCGGTGACCGTGGACGGCCAGGCGGTGACCATCACCAACGTGGGCGGCAAGGCCACCTTCTCGGTGACGGGCGCGGCGGGCGCGGCCATATCCGACCGCATCACCGTCACCTTCAAGGATGCCGGGGCCGCCGCCGACAAGGCCGCCCTGACCATCGGCAGCAGCGTGCGCCTGAGCGCGGACATCGCCGTGGCGGACGCCACCCCCGGCCTCGTGGCGGCAGCGGCCACGCTCATCGCGCTTACCGGCGACGATGCCGCACTGGCGGCCACGGGCGTGCTGCATGTCAGCGACCTGCTGGCGGGCGTGGACGACCCCAGTCCCCACGCGGCGGGCATCGGCTTCGGTGACAACGCCTCGGCCAGCGACGGCATGGGCCACGCAGGTTCCGGCTGGACGACGGATACCGCCAGCGGCGAACTGCATTACAGCCTCACCGGCGACGGGCACTACACCTGGACCGCGCACGACCTGGGCGATGCGGCGGACAAGGCCACCTCCACCCTGACCACCCACGTGCAGACGGGCACCGTGTTCGACGGCTCCGACGATGCGCACGGCATCGGCCTCATCGTGGCCGGATCCAGCCATGGCGACACCATCACCGGTTCCAGCGGCGACGACCGTATCCACGGCGGCGCGGGCAACGACCACCTGTATGGAGGGGACGGCAACGACG
It contains:
- a CDS encoding Calx-beta domain-containing protein; this encodes MTRSPQGAAGRGTAPATEPVTLLLPSAGQELHFDANADSRFALGFPTDAASLDRSGDDLVFSFPDGGRIVLSGFFEGNNADLLPEFSLPEGGTISGYDFLAALEPDLLPAAGPGAGTGAAGGGVGDYSDDPGSLIAGVDRMDPLSPFFWNSAVEPTLDAEGPLDTASGTLGFTLLPVNPDGSLATTLGGYEDNRPDQHLDPTGGPEQPLQLTVAFTPADNEELTQLTLTGFHEGTTISIGDPSFGPGSFVVTGPGQTVTLTPAQIAAGVFVRPPEDSSADMNLSATADIRDPDSGMTNAISGTFTLVIDAVADKPGLEATAQSAPAAEETPVTVHATATFTDLDGSERHYIEVRDIPTDWVLTGTLPQGWVIVDPVTHQPVTTPLHALGENATYTLVIEVTDATTASYGGINSGDSASIGADLTFDPRDWSDERWGDGTPREGDGGATLTVAAVAQETVTDGELTTANNTSETTDTVVVSRTEDHPDITPDGTTGHALTLVADESAGLQQYGGKGDVDPSTLSAPVNAVLAGLDLSAADALSATRGTVTFDLHSDGSAEAAGNQATPSAVSIAWDATQAVPEGTVLRTASGADITLTVDENDPHVLHGVYTEDDVQHTAFVVVIADANLSGAGTATVTFVQYAPLAHGNTGNHNEGQELPAFRFTVTDDEGDTTSATVQVTVHDDGPTANADNNTFDEATVTAIDGNVLTGESSHGTDSTPDASGTDGWTGSGGPVTGFSVVVGSTTYGGLALDTPVTIYNPGSSVPAGTFTLHADGSYTFTRVPGQDIADSFTMKVNYTVTDGDGDSASSSLTLHLNAAPTLQLSLTGDSQVYEDAAYGARVNPAGGGNDGWNASGDNSHDIATYTVSWAYAGGRATDGTFAAGSFSFDVTLKDGSAKFDADTTDNTTMANTGDVTWAVADGNGGWTAMTFNLTTADGRAALVAALNAELAERYGSNAEGESYVRVASVSADGRTLTFTVLDGCPLDDALPVRVAAIDDRLGDNGETYSVQIGNIHPVEDTPSTMDVVIAGQRNQSTTVYDEGNAAEGDGFRVGLESPVHVQESDGSAQLTVVLYEKDGDLYTVDEGPVQNITVSLKFGATGDTAGADQDYFTTTSYTLKPSDWTWNATEGRWEAKLPVKLADDRLSEGSESFTVKLTGVSGHEAGLNDARTTATVTITDDTAAGHEAKLDGPSLEYFGPETVVREPVAPGESAEFAGGVNTTDTVNTVGYTIILTEVAAQDVVVWLKLGSEGLGTDFRTGTGLHAASETSGLPGYADRPEGADYYVIVKAGEASARFTVDILHDHDTAADGHGVDAGTDTVSWTIVDMQGSEVRFTPGESGSTSTETIADDMHGPVVSITELDVTQNTADATTTIKVGLGNDAEGHATANEDVTVTVQMVYSDGSVHEYTVTIPAGQDMGSLTLPIPHTDYYHVRVVGADGGETRYDDGFRFVDVTGPGGGGGTDHGRVTLGLAAHDLPENASHDGVNQSVYTVTGSLSDNYRPLQNGDVSFTLKTFDNSAHSPDDYTAGDVTVTVDSGLMVLARMSATESFSVDVMEDGTAVFTIPDLQFLGGTHAVSISFAPDGAASIVVDGKPADGLIATLIEDHLLHGAVTVTGTTPIVNVVDDNRVEGDETYSVVLSNLSGNATVAGDGHGSMDTATIIDNDAPMVQVTITDHTGAQTDTATEGQAHPLTVTVNLVDADGHALALGDGPVTFQLTFSGTAEQGKDFAPYTTLVTIPDGGSAASVQVSLPDDYISDGNRTFVVTATPVANDPYNGYPAGFIGSGSSVEVTIVDHVNGPDVTLTASTTSISENNGTASFGISMDKAVEEDATFTVRVDFGPGMTEADLAGVKIGTGTVSTDGIVRILGGPDGATVVGWEFQVSVPKGSAGGGAFSVVTQNDYQTEGKETFTVSLVDSHGGEIGSLGDAHTVTVNDTLDGPQVYLDTRGDYGTAEEGGSAELHIGMTKAAVADFSVDLTVQTPELLTPGSTATLWIKTASGDWQAVDTAVAIGADGSLRVTVPAGAVDAKVSFDLAGNDVVGDSHTLTVTLDGVADGESAVRSVGSLTSTFAEESHNSITYQLAGSAPDSNAVVTYTLKGVAFANVASVTVDGQAVTITNVGGKATFSVTGAAGAAISDRITVTFKDAGAAADKAALTIGSSVRLSADIAVADATPGLVAAAATLIALTGDDAALAATGVLHVSDLLAGVDDPSPHAAGIGFGDNASASDGMGHAGSGWTTDTASGELHYSLTGDGHYTWTAHDLGDAADKATSTLTTHVQTGTVFDGSDDAHGIGLIVAGSSHGDTITGSSGDDRIHGGAGNDHLYGGDGNDVLHGGDGNDHLDGGVGMNTLYGDAGDDTLVARDISGDGFITSDDFGGLHGGTGHDTLLVQGEDVTLDFSRITAGTVTGIEAIDLTAHGAQHVTLSLDDLTSSDTGSLSVVFGEAPVLSASSAASSDHAADGSVTFTAAGGDSVTLTGLTATQIASIGDLTDTQDHQLLIHQVVSSTSGG